A region of the Kribbella sp. NBC_01245 genome:
GAGGTGGCTAGAACACACGGACAACCCAGGAGGACCCATCACCACTGAACTGCGCGTCAATGAGCGCATTCGCGTTCCCGAGGTGCGGCTGGTCGGACCGAACGGTGAGCAGGTAGGCATCGTTCGGATCGAGGACGCCCTTCGGCTGGCACAGGAAGCCGATCTCGATCTGGTCGAGGTCGCGGCTACGGCCCGTCCGCCGGTCTGCAAGCTGATGGATTTCGGCAAGTACAAGTACGAGACCGCGCAGAAGGCTCGTGAGTCCCGCCGGAACCAGACCAACACGGTCATCAAAGAGATGAAGCTTCGGCCGAAGATCGACCCGCACGACTACGAGACCAAAAAGGGTCACGTCGTTCGGTTCCTGCGTGCCGGTGACAAGGTCAAGATCACCATCATGTTCCGCGGTCGCGAGCAGTCCAGGCCCGAGCTCGGGTTCCGGTTGCTGCAGCGTCTCGCCGAAGACGTGAGCGAGCTCGGTTTCGTCGAGTCCTCGCCGCGCCAGGACGGCCGGAACATGATCATGGTTCTCGGCCCGCACAAGAAGAAGTCGGAAGCACGCGTCGACGTCGAGGCCGAGAAGGCCAAGAAGCTCGCCGAGCGTGAGGCCGAGCTGGAAGCCGAGCGGCTGGAGCGTGCCGAGCAGGTCCAGCAGCACGAGGCCGAGGTGGCCGCAGGCCACACCAAGAAGCCCAAGGGCCCGGCCGACAACCTCGATCCGGAGTGACCGGCTCCGGCCGCGAGGCCGGAGCATCACCCGCAACGAGTTCAACGAGAAAACGGAGAAACGGCCACCATGCCGAAGATGAAGACCCACTCGGGGATGAAGAAGCGCGTCAAGGTCACGGGGAAGGGCAAGCTTCGCCGGGAGCAGACCAACCGTCGCCACCTGCTCGAGCACAAGTCGAGCCGCCGCACCCGTCGTCTTGACGGTGAGGTCGACGTGGCGAAGTCCCACATCAAGAAGGTCAAGAAGCTCCTCGGCATCTGACCGAGCCTTCCTCCCACGCACATCCCCGCCGGTGGGCCACCTTCCTCCGGCGCAGAAATACAAGGAGTAACACCTCATGGCACGCGTGAAGCGGGCAGTCAACGCCCACAAGAAGCGCCGCGTCGTACTCGAGCAGGCCAGCGGTTACCGCGGCCAGCGCTCGCGCCTGTACCGCAAGGCCAAGGAGCAGGTCACCCACTCGCTGGTCTACGCGTACCGTGACCGCCGGGCGCGCAAGGGCGACTTCCGTCGGCTCTGGATCCAGCGCATCAACGCCGCGTCGCGTGCGCAGGGTCTGACCTACAACCGCCTCATCCAGGGTCTCCGCCTGGCCGAGGTCGAGGTCGACCGCAAGATCCTCGCCGACCTGGCCGTCAACGACGCGCCGGCGTTCGCGAAGCTTGTCGAGCTGGCCAAGGCGGCCCTGCCCAAGGCCGACGACGTCAAGACCGACGCTGCCTGAGCAACGCTCCGGCATCAGTAGCAGTTCAACGCAAGTGGCGAGCCCGGTCCTGCTGACCGCACAATCCGCGCGGATCAAGCAGGCCCGGAGGCTCGCCACTCGTGCGTTCCGGCGCAAGAGCGGCCGCTTCCTGGTCGAAGGCCCACAGGCCGTCCGGGAGGCGCTCGAGCAGGCCGACCTCGTCATCGAGGTGTACGCCGAACCCGGCGTGGCTGAGCGCCATCGCGACCTGCGCGACCTCGCCCGCAACCGGGGTGTCAGCTGGTACGACGTCGACCGGGCCGGCGCCGAAGCCCTCAGCGAGACCGTTACCTCTCAGGGCGTCGTCGCCATCTGCGGCCTCATCGACGTACCGCTGGACCAAGCGGTGACCGCCGAGGCGAAGTTGATCTCCGTCGGCGTGCAAGTCCGTGACCCGGGCAACGCCGGCACCTTGATCCGTTGTTCCGACGCGGCCGGTGCCGACGCGGTCGTGTTGTCGGCGGAGTCGGTCGATCCGCACAACCCGAAGGCCGTTCGCGCCAGCGTGGGCAGCATCTTCCACCTGCCGATCAGCGTCGAGGTGGATATCGAGGCGGCCGCGCGGGCCTGGCGGGCGCAGGGCATCCAGGTGCTCGCCGCCGACGGGTATGGCGATACCGATCTCGACGACTGCATCAACGACGGCACGCTGGCCAAACCGACGGCCTGGCTGTTCGGCAACGAGGCGCACGGCCTGCCCGACGGCATCAACGCGATCGCGGATCACTCGGTCAAGGTGCCGATCTACGGCCGTGCCGAGAGCCTCAACCTGGCCACAGCGGCCGCGGTCTGCCTCTACGCGTCGGCCCGCGCGCAGCGTCGTACGGCAACTTCTTAGACTTGCCCCAGTTCCAGCCAAATTTTGATGGAAGGCCTGTGCATGTCCGGTCCCAACACGAACTATGACCCGGTCGAGGTCACGCCGCTGCATGCGGGCGAGATCGAGCGGACTACGGACGAGGCGCTGCAGGCGTTTACCGCGGCGGCGGATCTCGCCGCCTTGCAGGAGGCGAAGCTCGCGCACATGAGCGACCGGTCGCCGATCGCGCTGGCCAATCGCGAGATCGGTTCACTGCCGCCGCAGGCCCGCAAGGAGGCCGGCCAGCGGATCGGTACCGCCCGCAAGGCGATCAACGAGGCCTTCGCGGCCCGCCAGCTGGTGCTCGAGGCCGAGCACGAGGAGCGGATG
Encoded here:
- the rpmI gene encoding 50S ribosomal protein L35 encodes the protein MPKMKTHSGMKKRVKVTGKGKLRREQTNRRHLLEHKSSRRTRRLDGEVDVAKSHIKKVKKLLGI
- a CDS encoding TrmH family RNA methyltransferase; translated protein: MASPVLLTAQSARIKQARRLATRAFRRKSGRFLVEGPQAVREALEQADLVIEVYAEPGVAERHRDLRDLARNRGVSWYDVDRAGAEALSETVTSQGVVAICGLIDVPLDQAVTAEAKLISVGVQVRDPGNAGTLIRCSDAAGADAVVLSAESVDPHNPKAVRASVGSIFHLPISVEVDIEAAARAWRAQGIQVLAADGYGDTDLDDCINDGTLAKPTAWLFGNEAHGLPDGINAIADHSVKVPIYGRAESLNLATAAAVCLYASARAQRRTATS
- the infC gene encoding translation initiation factor IF-3 — encoded protein: MRLVGPNGEQVGIVRIEDALRLAQEADLDLVEVAATARPPVCKLMDFGKYKYETAQKARESRRNQTNTVIKEMKLRPKIDPHDYETKKGHVVRFLRAGDKVKITIMFRGREQSRPELGFRLLQRLAEDVSELGFVESSPRQDGRNMIMVLGPHKKKSEARVDVEAEKAKKLAEREAELEAERLERAEQVQQHEAEVAAGHTKKPKGPADNLDPE
- the rplT gene encoding 50S ribosomal protein L20, producing MARVKRAVNAHKKRRVVLEQASGYRGQRSRLYRKAKEQVTHSLVYAYRDRRARKGDFRRLWIQRINAASRAQGLTYNRLIQGLRLAEVEVDRKILADLAVNDAPAFAKLVELAKAALPKADDVKTDAA